One Glycine max cultivar Williams 82 chromosome 3, Glycine_max_v4.0, whole genome shotgun sequence DNA window includes the following coding sequences:
- the LOC100790562 gene encoding short-chain dehydrogenase reductase 2a, with product MVAAEVMPEKPLHGVPILSRESSFSSSPRRLEGKVAIVTGGARGIGEATVRVFAKNGARVVIADVEDALGTMLAETLAPSATYVHCDVSKEEEVENLVRSTVSRYGQLDIMFNNAGVLGNQSKNKSIINFDPEEFDKVMSVNVKGMALGIKHAARVMIPKGIGCIISTASVAGVMGGLGPHAYTASKHAIVGLTKNTACELGRYGIRVNCISPFGVATNMLVNAWKSGGGDDDDDDQGDEGIINFGLPYQEEVEKMEGFVRGLANLQGATLRAKDIAEAALYLASDESKYVSGHNLVVDGGVTSSRNCIGL from the exons ATGGTTGCTGCTGAAGTAATGCCTGAGAAACCCCTTCATGGAGTTCCAATCCTTTCAAGAGAGAGCAGTTTTTCATCTTCACCTAGAAG GTTGGAAGGCAAGGTAGCCATTGTAACCGGTGGAGCAAGAGGGATAGGCGAAGCAACAGTGCGAGTTTTCGCGAAGAACGGTGCGAGGGTGGTCATCGCCGACGTTGAGGACGCACTAGGCACAATGCTGGCCGAGACCTTGGCCCCATCAGCCACCTACGTGCACTGTGACGTTAGCAAAGAGGAAGAGGTCGAAAACTTGGTTCGTTCCACGGTTTCTCGCTACGGCCAACTTGACATAATGTTCAACAATGCAGGGGTGTTGGGGAACCAGTCCAAGAATAAGAGCATCATCAACTTCGACCCAGAAGAATTCGACAAAGTGATGAGTGTGAACGTGAAGGGAATGGCGTTGGGGATCAAGCACGCTGCGAGGGTGATGATTCCCAAGGGAATTGGATGCATCATTTCCACTGCTAGTGTTGCTGGAGTCATGGGGGGGCTTGGCCCACATGCTTATACTGCTTCTAAGCATGCCATTGTGGGGTTAACCAAGAACACTGCTTGTGAGTTGGGGAGGTATGGAATTAGGGTTAATTGCATTTCACCCTTTGGGGTGGCCACCAACATGCTTGTGAATGCTTGGAagagtggtggtggtgatgacgACGATGACGATCAGGGTGATGAGGGTATCATCAATTTTGGATTGCCCTATCAAGAGGAAGTGGAGAAAATGGAGGGGTTTGTGAGAGGGCTTGCTAATTTGCAAGGAGCTACTCTTAGGGCTAAAGATATTGCTGAGGCTGCTCTCTATCTTGCTAGTGATGAGTCCAAGTATGTTAGTGGTCATAATCTTGTTGTGGATGGTGGAGTCACCTCCTCAAGAAATTGCATTGGTTTGTAA